A genomic window from Planococcus rifietoensis includes:
- a CDS encoding threonine/serine exporter family protein, producing MAEISEVRRELALDCFLLAGKVMMESGAETYRVEDTMIRMAVSQNMMDSHCFVTPAGIMFSPSNDLPTRFVRIHGRRTDLERVARVNAVSRRLVAGQLTLQQAYEEMTEIEKNHYLFPLWLQVLAAAVASACFLILMGGGWADIPFAFVIGGIGFYIVEMVLVKTRVKFFAEFIGAVAIGTLAVLVVNSGFGNDPDTIIIGSVMPLVPGLLITNAVRDMMAGHFVSGLSMGAEAFLTAFAIGAGIAIVLSF from the coding sequence ATGGCCGAAATATCGGAAGTCAGAAGAGAACTCGCGCTGGATTGTTTTCTGTTGGCCGGAAAAGTCATGATGGAAAGCGGCGCGGAGACATACCGGGTGGAAGATACGATGATCCGGATGGCGGTTTCGCAAAATATGATGGATTCCCATTGCTTTGTGACTCCAGCGGGCATCATGTTTTCCCCGAGCAATGATTTGCCGACGCGCTTTGTCCGCATCCACGGCCGCCGTACCGATCTCGAACGGGTAGCGCGTGTCAACGCTGTGTCGAGGCGTCTTGTGGCAGGCCAGCTGACATTGCAGCAAGCGTATGAAGAAATGACGGAAATCGAAAAAAACCATTACTTGTTCCCTTTGTGGCTGCAAGTGCTCGCAGCTGCAGTTGCCAGTGCCTGCTTCCTGATTTTGATGGGCGGTGGCTGGGCGGACATTCCGTTCGCTTTTGTCATCGGGGGAATCGGATTTTATATTGTGGAAATGGTACTCGTGAAAACAAGGGTCAAGTTTTTCGCGGAATTTATCGGAGCGGTCGCCATAGGTACTTTAGCGGTGCTCGTTGTGAATAGTGGATTCGGGAACGATCCCGATACGATTATCATCGGTTCGGTCATGCCATTGGTGCCCGGCTTGCTGATCACCAACGCCGTACGCGACATGATGGCCGGCCATTTTGTATCGG
- a CDS encoding zinc-dependent alcohol dehydrogenase — protein sequence MKAVTFQGTKDMQVKEVKDPELQKRDDIIVKITSTAICGTDLHIYQGALPTTKNTVIGHEPMGIVEEAGPDVTKVKKGDRIVLPFNISCGHCFYCSHEMESQCDNSNGNPHFDTGAYFGLTERYGDYSGGQAEYLRVPYANFMPLVIPESSELEDEQVLFLSDVLPTAWWSVENAGVKEGDTVVVLGCGPIGLMTQKFAWMKGAARVIAVDELPYRMEKAKKMNNVEIVDFSQHDNTGALIHEITKGGARVVIDCVGMDGKKSASEAVQQKLMLQGGTLSAIDIAKDAVSKFGTIQLTGVYGLTYNQFPLGNLFERNVTMKMGQAPVIHLMPMLLDKIEKGEFDPREIISHIVPLEQASEAYRIFNDHEDECTKVILKP from the coding sequence ATGAAGGCAGTAACGTTTCAAGGAACAAAAGACATGCAAGTCAAAGAAGTCAAAGACCCGGAACTCCAAAAACGTGATGACATCATTGTGAAAATAACTTCCACCGCCATTTGCGGGACCGATTTGCACATCTATCAAGGGGCATTGCCGACCACCAAGAATACCGTCATCGGCCATGAACCGATGGGCATTGTCGAAGAAGCGGGACCGGACGTCACCAAAGTGAAAAAAGGCGATCGAATCGTCCTGCCATTTAATATTAGCTGTGGCCATTGCTTCTATTGCTCACATGAAATGGAAAGCCAATGCGACAATTCAAACGGCAATCCCCATTTTGATACAGGCGCCTATTTCGGTTTGACGGAACGCTATGGCGATTATTCAGGAGGACAGGCTGAATATTTGCGCGTGCCCTACGCTAACTTCATGCCATTGGTCATTCCGGAATCTTCCGAGCTCGAAGATGAACAGGTCCTGTTCCTATCAGACGTATTGCCGACCGCCTGGTGGAGCGTCGAGAACGCAGGTGTCAAAGAAGGCGATACGGTCGTCGTTCTCGGCTGCGGACCAATTGGCCTGATGACCCAGAAGTTTGCCTGGATGAAAGGGGCGGCACGGGTTATTGCGGTAGATGAATTGCCGTACCGGATGGAAAAAGCGAAAAAGATGAATAATGTGGAAATCGTCGACTTTAGCCAGCATGACAATACGGGGGCGCTGATCCATGAAATTACAAAAGGCGGCGCACGAGTCGTCATTGATTGTGTGGGGATGGACGGCAAGAAATCGGCGTCAGAAGCCGTTCAGCAAAAGCTGATGCTGCAAGGCGGGACATTGAGCGCGATTGATATCGCGAAAGATGCCGTCAGCAAATTCGGGACCATTCAATTGACGGGCGTCTACGGGTTGACCTATAATCAATTCCCGCTCGGCAATCTGTTCGAACGCAATGTGACGATGAAGATGGGCCAAGCGCCGGTCATCCATTTGATGCCGATGCTCCTCGACAAGATCGAAAAAGGCGAGTTCGATCCGCGTGAGATCATTTCCCACATCGTGCCGCTCGAACAGGCGAGCGAAGCATACCGGATTTTCAACGACCACGAAGACGAGTGCACCAAAGTCATTTTAAAACCATAA
- a CDS encoding beta-propeller domain-containing protein, translating into MRWSRAWWIAAILLVFSGIAFIVLTENVAISGSATALSESGWRANFSAPLDADAIEKGAVYLTDADGRKLDLDMRLANGGRTLEVPDIASGDYTLHVTKSALTSSFLKSLSANQIDFTIQDEVQNLAGEEELHTYFTRLLNLQKDNPFYRGFGEGADDAEESASGESGGMGGGDHSSTNNQVEGIDEGDIVQTDGDYLYSISESRVMISDIRDPENMKLAAVLKLDGETYPEELFLSGDTLVVISSRFSLMETEEDVEMESFMPYSGITAVSLYDVTSPENPELIREFGNEGTFNNARLSNGILHYVSNVFPNYWILEEQPDMELRPRLFDSAQGGELEPLPYEDLTILPGTMEGSYSVITSISLEAPESNEISTKGFLGGNEQLYMNEQHLYLTASAFETAEGEFEDTALWVPQQADTEIFKFSLDGISVEFIASARVQGSLLNQFSMDEFEGYFRVATTEGVAWAPASEPKNHLFILNEQLEQVGSVENLAPGERIYSVRFIGSKAYMVTFRETDPLFAIDVSDPAAPEVLGELKIPGFSNYLHPLDDEHLIGFGYDTKIEPVKGGGEPRIVTGGMKISLFDVSDMDDPKEADTEIIGGPGTYSALQYDHKALFRHEAQSLFGFPVSIYTGDGTEYIEFQAEGALIYSITPEGIELSADLTQASEQPYEDWNTSVQRLAYAKDALYAVANTEVRSYRLSDFEPLGTLSLQ; encoded by the coding sequence GTGAGATGGAGCAGAGCCTGGTGGATAGCAGCGATTCTTTTGGTGTTTTCAGGTATAGCTTTTATTGTGCTGACGGAAAATGTAGCCATCAGCGGATCCGCAACAGCCCTTTCGGAATCCGGCTGGCGGGCGAATTTTTCGGCGCCGCTCGATGCGGATGCGATTGAAAAAGGCGCTGTTTACCTTACGGATGCAGATGGCCGAAAACTCGATCTCGATATGCGCTTGGCAAATGGCGGGCGGACGCTTGAAGTCCCGGACATCGCTAGCGGAGACTATACGCTTCATGTCACCAAATCGGCCCTGACGAGCAGTTTCTTAAAAAGCCTTTCGGCAAATCAAATCGACTTCACGATACAAGATGAAGTCCAGAACCTGGCTGGCGAAGAGGAACTGCATACGTATTTTACGCGATTGCTGAATCTCCAAAAAGACAATCCTTTTTACCGCGGCTTCGGTGAAGGGGCAGATGACGCTGAGGAAAGCGCGTCAGGCGAGTCTGGAGGAATGGGAGGGGGCGATCATTCGTCGACCAATAACCAGGTCGAAGGCATCGACGAAGGTGATATTGTGCAGACGGATGGCGATTATTTATATTCCATTAGCGAGTCGCGTGTGATGATTTCCGACATCAGAGACCCGGAAAACATGAAACTTGCAGCAGTTTTGAAGTTGGACGGGGAAACGTATCCGGAGGAATTATTCTTATCCGGCGATACGCTTGTTGTCATATCAAGCCGCTTTTCACTTATGGAAACCGAAGAAGACGTGGAAATGGAGAGCTTCATGCCTTATTCCGGCATCACAGCGGTTTCTCTCTATGACGTGACTTCACCCGAGAACCCGGAGCTCATCCGCGAATTCGGCAACGAAGGCACATTCAATAACGCGCGGCTATCGAACGGCATCCTCCATTACGTCAGCAATGTGTTTCCAAATTACTGGATTTTGGAGGAGCAGCCGGATATGGAACTGCGGCCAAGGCTATTCGATTCCGCGCAAGGCGGAGAGCTTGAACCCTTGCCTTATGAAGATTTGACCATCTTGCCAGGAACGATGGAAGGGAGTTATAGCGTCATCACTTCCATCAGCTTAGAAGCCCCTGAGTCCAATGAAATTTCTACAAAAGGCTTTTTGGGCGGCAATGAACAGCTGTATATGAACGAACAGCATCTCTATTTGACGGCGTCTGCGTTTGAGACCGCTGAAGGGGAATTCGAAGATACGGCGCTTTGGGTGCCGCAACAGGCGGATACGGAAATCTTCAAATTCAGCTTGGATGGCATCTCGGTGGAATTTATCGCTTCAGCTCGCGTACAAGGTTCTTTGTTGAACCAATTTTCGATGGATGAATTTGAAGGCTATTTCCGGGTGGCGACCACAGAAGGCGTCGCTTGGGCACCCGCTTCCGAACCGAAAAACCACCTATTCATTTTAAACGAACAATTGGAGCAAGTCGGTTCAGTGGAAAACTTGGCACCGGGCGAACGCATCTACTCGGTCCGCTTTATCGGCAGCAAGGCCTATATGGTGACTTTCCGTGAGACCGATCCGCTGTTTGCGATCGATGTTTCAGACCCTGCTGCACCAGAAGTGCTGGGTGAATTGAAAATTCCTGGATTTTCTAATTACTTGCATCCCCTTGATGACGAGCATCTGATCGGTTTTGGCTACGATACAAAAATCGAGCCAGTCAAAGGGGGCGGCGAGCCGCGCATCGTGACAGGCGGGATGAAAATCTCGTTGTTCGATGTCAGCGATATGGATGACCCCAAGGAAGCCGATACTGAAATCATCGGCGGTCCTGGAACTTATTCTGCCTTGCAATACGACCATAAAGCTTTATTCCGTCATGAAGCACAAAGCTTGTTCGGCTTCCCGGTATCGATTTACACAGGAGATGGCACAGAGTACATTGAATTTCAGGCAGAAGGAGCTTTAATTTACTCGATTACACCGGAAGGCATCGAGCTGTCAGCCGATCTCACCCAAGCATCCGAGCAGCCCTATGAAGACTGGAATACATCAGTCCAGCGCCTGGCTTATGCAAAAGACGCCTTGTATGCAGTGGCGAATACAGAAGTCAGAAGCTATCGCTTGTCCGATTTCGAACCACTCGGCACCTTGTCCCTTCAATGA
- a CDS encoding alanyl-tRNA editing protein, which produces MTKKLYYDDSYLKEATVHVIESAMDGSGQYAVLDQTCFYPEGGGQPADRGMIGEATVQDVQNQDGEIRHYLDRQLEPGEYKAALDWQRRWDHMQQHAGQHLLSALLEDRHGYQTTSFHLGQERVSIDLHKASIDQETLRQVELEANRIISGHLPIRTRFVNDRQLEQLHLRKPPAVSGDIRLVEMEGIDLNACGGTHPENTAGIGLLKILGTEKAKGGTRLYFLCGERALEHFGILSDTSDALIGKLNAPLAELVHAADALLSEKIVADKEIVELKKQLLLSEAKALTPEGGVAIRNFGDRPIKELQQLARLATEEYPSVCLLFAAQAQGSIRLVCARGNEASADMRETLKRLLQETDGKGGGTAALAQGGGHTQEPFERFEEIFSEIHANG; this is translated from the coding sequence ATGACGAAAAAATTATATTACGACGATTCATATTTAAAGGAAGCCACTGTTCACGTAATCGAATCGGCAATGGACGGAAGTGGGCAGTATGCAGTACTCGACCAGACTTGCTTTTATCCTGAAGGAGGCGGGCAGCCGGCAGACCGCGGAATGATCGGGGAAGCCACAGTGCAAGATGTGCAAAATCAGGACGGGGAAATCCGCCATTACCTGGATCGGCAGCTGGAGCCAGGCGAATACAAGGCGGCGCTGGATTGGCAAAGAAGATGGGACCATATGCAGCAGCATGCCGGCCAGCATCTTTTGAGCGCTTTACTGGAAGACCGTCATGGCTACCAAACCACCAGTTTCCATCTCGGGCAAGAGCGGGTGTCGATTGATCTGCATAAAGCCTCCATCGACCAAGAAACCTTGCGGCAAGTGGAACTTGAAGCAAACCGCATCATTAGCGGTCATTTACCAATCCGCACGCGTTTTGTAAATGACCGGCAGCTTGAGCAATTGCATCTCCGGAAGCCGCCCGCTGTTAGTGGAGACATCCGCTTGGTTGAAATGGAAGGCATCGATTTGAATGCATGCGGCGGCACACATCCGGAAAATACCGCGGGAATCGGGCTGTTGAAAATTCTTGGGACGGAAAAAGCGAAAGGCGGCACGCGGCTCTATTTTCTATGCGGAGAACGAGCGCTCGAACATTTTGGCATATTGAGCGACACGAGCGATGCATTGATCGGGAAATTGAATGCCCCGCTAGCTGAACTGGTGCACGCGGCAGATGCTTTATTATCAGAGAAAATTGTAGCCGACAAGGAAATTGTGGAGCTGAAAAAGCAGCTGTTGCTTTCAGAGGCAAAAGCATTAACGCCGGAAGGGGGCGTTGCGATCCGGAATTTCGGCGACCGGCCCATCAAGGAATTGCAGCAGTTGGCGCGTTTAGCCACTGAAGAATATCCGTCTGTCTGCTTGTTGTTTGCAGCACAGGCACAAGGCAGCATCCGGTTGGTCTGCGCCCGCGGCAATGAAGCTTCCGCCGATATGAGGGAGACTTTGAAACGCTTGCTTCAAGAAACAGACGGCAAGGGAGGCGGAACCGCTGCACTTGCGCAAGGCGGCGGCCATACACAAGAACCGTTCGAACGCTTCGAGGAAATTTTTAGCGAAATTCATGCCAATGGCTGA
- a CDS encoding diacylglycerol/lipid kinase family protein produces MAGFTHSILLYNAEAGASTLDAVMGLAVPQLAASSKTLELIKTDSPEELESVCRSAAERADAVFVAGGDGTVHLAAHALSSIENPPPLGILPSGTCNDFARTMNIPLYLDEAAKSLSQGKLQQVDTATINEGTFLNFAGIGLITDASFNIDPDLKERYGKLSYFMSAMQTMRQAEPFNVSLVIDGQAYEEEAVLVLAMNGKSIGTHLFPMQSIDPADGLLDVFIIQSSSFAAIREWFSLSKPDLTAEDLEHIIHLQGREIDIRTETPMDIDTDGEIYMKTPASISVQPGKLNLLVPNEEDIFT; encoded by the coding sequence ATGGCCGGATTCACGCATTCCATATTATTGTATAATGCCGAGGCAGGTGCGTCCACGTTAGATGCGGTTATGGGATTGGCTGTACCGCAACTCGCCGCATCTTCGAAAACATTGGAACTGATTAAGACCGATTCCCCCGAAGAACTGGAATCGGTCTGCCGTTCTGCCGCCGAACGCGCCGACGCAGTATTTGTCGCAGGCGGCGACGGCACAGTCCATCTGGCTGCACACGCACTTAGCTCAATCGAAAACCCGCCGCCTCTCGGAATATTGCCGAGCGGGACGTGCAACGATTTTGCGCGCACGATGAACATTCCTTTGTACCTTGACGAGGCAGCAAAAAGCTTGAGTCAAGGTAAACTCCAGCAAGTCGACACAGCGACCATCAACGAAGGCACGTTCCTGAACTTCGCGGGCATCGGATTGATTACAGACGCTTCCTTCAATATCGACCCCGACCTGAAGGAACGCTATGGCAAGCTCAGCTATTTCATGAGCGCGATGCAGACGATGAGGCAAGCAGAACCGTTTAATGTATCGCTGGTGATCGACGGTCAAGCGTACGAAGAAGAAGCCGTTTTGGTGCTGGCCATGAACGGTAAATCCATTGGCACCCATTTGTTTCCGATGCAAAGCATCGATCCCGCTGATGGGCTCTTGGATGTTTTCATCATCCAAAGCTCGTCGTTTGCTGCGATACGCGAATGGTTTTCCTTATCGAAACCAGACCTTACTGCGGAAGATCTCGAGCATATCATCCATCTTCAGGGACGAGAAATTGACATCCGCACAGAAACACCGATGGATATCGATACCGACGGTGAAATCTATATGAAGACGCCCGCCTCGATCAGTGTCCAACCGGGAAAACTCAACTTGCTTGTGCCAAACGAAGAAGATATCTTCACATAA
- a CDS encoding acyl-CoA dehydrogenase family protein: MDFEYSEEQEMLRKTVRKFVDEEIMPYIKDWDTEGHFPESIWQRLADLGLMGVCIPEAYGGSGMDYNALAIVCEELERGDTTFRTAVSVHTGLNSLSLLQWGTEEQKQKFLVPQAKGEKIGAFGLTEPGAGSDVAALSTTAKRVGDDYVLNGQKTWISLCDQADHFLVFAYVDKEQSHKGISAFIVERDREGFSSKAIKGKYGIRAGNTGELFMEDVRIPAANRLGEEGEGFKIAMASLDNGRFTVAAGACGLMMACLEASLDYCKTRTTFGKPIGEHQLVQQMLANMEAGYQMSRLLVYRAGELKNSGKRNTRETSLAKWQACNFANKAADDAVQIHGAYGYSDDYPVARYLRNSKAPVIYEGTREIHTIMQADYVLGKREDKELNRMLPAWPFE; the protein is encoded by the coding sequence ATGGATTTTGAATACAGCGAAGAACAAGAGATGCTGCGCAAAACCGTCCGGAAATTTGTCGATGAAGAAATCATGCCCTATATAAAAGACTGGGACACAGAGGGGCATTTCCCCGAATCGATTTGGCAGCGACTGGCCGATCTCGGTTTGATGGGGGTGTGCATTCCGGAAGCGTACGGCGGCAGCGGCATGGACTATAATGCACTCGCCATCGTCTGCGAAGAACTTGAACGCGGCGACACCACGTTTCGCACGGCCGTTTCTGTCCATACCGGCCTGAATTCACTATCGCTTCTGCAATGGGGCACAGAAGAGCAAAAACAGAAATTTTTGGTGCCGCAGGCAAAAGGCGAAAAGATTGGTGCGTTCGGCCTGACAGAACCAGGAGCCGGGTCAGACGTGGCGGCGCTTTCGACGACCGCCAAACGCGTGGGCGACGACTATGTGCTGAACGGCCAGAAAACCTGGATTTCCCTCTGTGACCAAGCGGATCATTTCCTCGTTTTCGCCTATGTTGATAAAGAGCAATCGCATAAAGGAATCAGCGCTTTTATCGTAGAACGTGACCGTGAAGGCTTTTCGTCCAAGGCGATCAAAGGGAAGTACGGCATACGCGCTGGCAATACAGGCGAATTGTTCATGGAGGATGTCCGCATTCCGGCAGCCAACCGGCTCGGGGAAGAAGGCGAAGGGTTCAAGATTGCGATGGCATCACTCGACAATGGCCGTTTCACTGTCGCTGCCGGAGCGTGTGGCTTGATGATGGCTTGCCTGGAAGCGAGCTTGGATTATTGCAAGACGCGCACGACGTTCGGCAAGCCGATCGGCGAGCATCAACTGGTGCAGCAAATGCTTGCCAATATGGAAGCAGGCTATCAGATGAGCCGCTTGCTCGTCTACCGTGCCGGCGAATTGAAAAACAGCGGCAAACGCAATACGCGCGAAACTTCGCTCGCCAAATGGCAGGCGTGTAATTTTGCCAATAAAGCGGCAGACGACGCGGTGCAAATCCACGGCGCTTACGGCTATTCCGATGATTATCCGGTCGCCCGCTACTTGCGCAATTCCAAAGCACCGGTCATTTACGAAGGCACGCGGGAAATCCATACGATCATGCAGGCGGATTATGTGCTCGGCAAGCGGGAAGACAAAGAATTGAACCGCATGCTGCCTGCCTGGCCATTCGAATAA
- a CDS encoding saccharopine dehydrogenase family protein, which translates to MKFAVLGAGLMGKQAARDLLRNEQVEKVILADRTTEKAEAFRRQLGDPRLEIAQMDASHDRELKQVIAQADVVINALFYTFNEKVAKIAIECGVHSVDLGGHIGGATDKVLAMHEQASSQGVTVIPDLGVAPGMINILTGYGASQLDEVESIRIYVGGIPLHPEPPLEYKHVFSLEGVFDHYTDPSHVIRGGELEEVESLSEIEPIAFEGFNALEAFHTSGGTSTLTKTFRDVDSLEYKTIRYRGHADKFRLLVELGLTNRDGKVIAGGHDVSLREVLLKVLEPITELGDEKDAVLLRVTVSGLKEQEECTYRYEMVTIRDESTGVTAMAQATAYSISVVAQMIADGRIQKRGVYPPEQVVPGADYIAEMKKRGVNIEETVQRATHHN; encoded by the coding sequence ATGAAATTTGCGGTACTCGGAGCTGGATTGATGGGAAAACAAGCAGCGCGTGATTTGCTTCGCAACGAGCAGGTGGAAAAAGTGATTCTGGCAGACCGGACAACGGAAAAAGCGGAAGCGTTTCGCCGGCAATTGGGTGATCCGCGGCTTGAAATCGCCCAGATGGACGCAAGCCATGACCGTGAACTCAAGCAAGTCATCGCACAAGCAGATGTCGTGATCAATGCGTTGTTCTATACCTTCAATGAGAAAGTAGCGAAAATCGCCATTGAATGCGGAGTTCATTCCGTCGATCTCGGCGGGCATATCGGGGGTGCGACGGATAAAGTGCTCGCCATGCACGAGCAAGCGTCTAGCCAAGGCGTAACAGTCATTCCGGATCTTGGTGTGGCGCCAGGGATGATCAATATTTTAACCGGGTATGGTGCGAGCCAGTTGGATGAGGTCGAATCGATCCGCATTTATGTCGGGGGCATTCCGCTCCATCCGGAACCGCCGCTCGAATACAAACACGTTTTTTCACTCGAAGGCGTTTTCGACCATTACACGGACCCGTCGCACGTCATCCGTGGTGGAGAACTGGAAGAAGTCGAATCGCTATCGGAAATCGAGCCAATCGCATTCGAAGGGTTCAATGCGTTAGAAGCGTTCCATACATCAGGTGGTACATCAACCTTGACGAAAACGTTCCGCGATGTAGATTCGCTGGAGTACAAAACGATCCGTTACCGTGGGCATGCCGACAAGTTCCGATTGCTCGTCGAATTGGGTTTGACGAACCGAGACGGAAAAGTAATCGCCGGCGGACATGATGTGTCGCTGCGTGAAGTTCTGCTGAAAGTGCTCGAGCCGATTACGGAACTTGGCGACGAGAAAGATGCAGTGCTTTTGCGCGTGACGGTTTCCGGGTTGAAAGAGCAAGAGGAATGCACATACCGATACGAAATGGTGACCATTCGCGATGAGTCAACCGGTGTCACGGCGATGGCGCAGGCCACAGCCTACAGCATTTCTGTTGTGGCGCAGATGATTGCGGATGGGCGCATCCAAAAACGCGGCGTCTACCCGCCTGAGCAAGTGGTGCCTGGAGCTGATTACATTGCGGAAATGAAGAAGCGCGGCGTAAACATTGAAGAAACGGTGCAACGGGCAACGCATCATAACTAG
- a CDS encoding aldehyde dehydrogenase family protein, which yields MKLTNFVNGEFRQEAGADFVPVINPATGEELAAVQRSTALDVEEAVKAAKAAQKKWALVPAPKRADYLYEIGRLMKQKKEQLAAVLTKEMGKVIEEGRGEVQEGIDMAFYMAGEGRRLFGETTPSELADKFAMSVRAPIGVVGLITPWNFPVAIATWKSFPAIVAGNAFIWKPATETPMMAYEMAKIFKEAGLPDGVANIVFGSGSEVGTAMIEHRDIRVISFTGSTDTGRKVAELGGRHLKKVSLEMGGKNAVIVMDDADLDLAVDGILWSAFGTAGQRCTACSRVIVHRDVKEQLQQRLLEKMDKLTIGDGMDESVKVGPVINKKALEKIHSYIEIGQEEGAELVRGGEILTGGHYDKGNYYAPTLFSGVTSEMRIAQEEIFGPVISLIEVASFEEAIEVNNGVIYGLSSSIFTADVNRAFKAQRDLDTGIVYINAGTTGAEIHLPFGGTKGTGNGHRDSGVAAIDVFTEWKSIYVDFSGKLQRAQIDNEA from the coding sequence ATGAAACTAACGAATTTTGTAAATGGAGAGTTCCGGCAGGAGGCAGGCGCCGATTTCGTGCCTGTCATCAACCCGGCAACAGGTGAAGAGTTGGCAGCTGTACAACGCTCAACTGCCTTAGATGTAGAGGAAGCGGTGAAAGCAGCCAAAGCGGCACAGAAAAAATGGGCGCTTGTCCCTGCACCGAAACGTGCGGATTATCTATATGAAATCGGGCGCTTGATGAAACAAAAGAAAGAACAGCTCGCGGCGGTACTGACAAAAGAAATGGGGAAAGTGATCGAAGAAGGGCGCGGCGAAGTTCAAGAGGGCATCGATATGGCATTTTATATGGCGGGTGAGGGGAGAAGGTTATTTGGCGAGACGACGCCTTCGGAATTAGCGGATAAATTCGCGATGAGTGTACGTGCGCCGATCGGTGTCGTCGGGCTCATCACCCCATGGAATTTTCCGGTGGCGATCGCCACTTGGAAATCTTTCCCGGCGATTGTGGCGGGCAATGCATTCATCTGGAAACCAGCAACTGAAACGCCGATGATGGCTTATGAAATGGCTAAAATCTTCAAGGAAGCCGGCTTGCCAGATGGTGTAGCGAATATCGTTTTCGGTTCCGGGTCGGAAGTCGGAACTGCGATGATCGAGCATCGGGACATTCGTGTCATTTCATTTACCGGCTCGACGGATACAGGGCGTAAAGTAGCGGAACTCGGGGGGCGTCATTTAAAGAAAGTATCGCTTGAGATGGGCGGAAAAAACGCGGTCATCGTCATGGATGATGCGGATTTGGACCTCGCAGTGGACGGCATTTTGTGGAGCGCGTTCGGCACCGCCGGCCAGCGCTGCACTGCTTGCAGCCGTGTCATCGTCCATCGGGATGTCAAAGAACAGCTGCAGCAGCGCCTGCTCGAAAAGATGGATAAATTGACGATCGGCGATGGGATGGACGAATCCGTCAAAGTCGGACCGGTCATCAATAAGAAAGCATTGGAAAAAATCCATTCCTATATTGAAATCGGCCAAGAAGAAGGCGCAGAACTTGTCAGGGGTGGCGAAATTTTAACGGGCGGCCATTACGACAAAGGGAACTATTACGCACCGACATTGTTTTCAGGCGTAACATCGGAAATGCGCATTGCACAGGAAGAAATTTTCGGGCCGGTCATTTCCTTGATCGAAGTAGCAAGTTTCGAAGAAGCGATCGAAGTGAACAACGGCGTCATTTACGGATTGTCGAGTTCGATTTTCACAGCGGATGTCAACCGGGCGTTCAAAGCTCAACGTGATCTTGATACAGGGATCGTCTACATCAACGCCGGGACGACAGGAGCTGAAATCCATTTGCCGTTCGGCGGCACGAAAGGCACCGGCAATGGCCACCGCGATTCAGGCGTTGCGGCGATAGATGTCTTTACCGAATGGAAAAGCATTTATGTAGACTTCAGCGGCAAATTGCAGCGGGCACAGATCGACAACGAAGCATAA
- a CDS encoding MerR family transcriptional regulator, protein MYKVQEVAKIAGVSVRTLHHYDSIDLMKPSNKGSNRYRYYSDDDLKLLQHILFLKELGFSLKKIQEIIKNGYDAEYAMARHIELLEQKKFRIEQLIDNARTAQNEFSSGEPLSNEQRFSAFSIRHTPDRIDLYQKPEIEVSVKEDLENIKEETTVLEASEPEAAKPQKEAENLEEIDREANRIYSAVASLMDLPADAQEVQKEMAAYYHLLDRFYECTPNMFRNLANLYANDSRFSRTIDQHGDGLSDYLKDAMHVHANALQHA, encoded by the coding sequence ATGTACAAAGTACAAGAAGTGGCAAAAATCGCAGGCGTCAGCGTACGGACGCTGCACCATTACGACAGCATCGATTTAATGAAACCGAGCAATAAGGGATCGAACCGATACCGCTATTACAGCGATGACGACTTGAAGTTGCTGCAGCACATCTTATTTCTTAAAGAACTCGGATTTTCATTGAAGAAGATTCAGGAAATCATAAAAAATGGTTACGATGCAGAATATGCTATGGCACGCCATATCGAGTTGCTTGAACAGAAAAAATTCCGCATTGAACAGTTGATTGACAACGCACGTACAGCACAAAATGAGTTTTCATCCGGTGAACCCTTAAGCAACGAACAGCGGTTTTCTGCATTCTCCATCCGCCATACACCGGATCGGATCGACTTGTACCAGAAACCGGAAATTGAAGTATCCGTTAAGGAAGATCTTGAAAACATCAAGGAAGAGACTACTGTCCTGGAAGCTTCAGAACCGGAAGCCGCAAAACCGCAAAAAGAAGCCGAGAACTTAGAAGAGATCGACCGAGAAGCCAACCGCATCTACAGCGCTGTTGCCAGCCTTATGGATTTGCCGGCCGATGCACAAGAAGTCCAGAAGGAAATGGCCGCGTATTACCATTTGCTCGACCGCTTCTATGAATGCACGCCGAATATGTTCCGTAATTTGGCCAATCTTTATGCAAATGACAGCCGCTTTTCGCGTACCATCGACCAGCATGGCGACGGTTTGTCCGACTACTTGAAAGACGCGATGCACGTGCACGCGAATGCCTTGCAGCATGCGTGA